Proteins from one Escherichia coli genomic window:
- the ynfA gene encoding YnfA family protein, with amino-acid sequence MIKTTLLFFATALCEIIGCFLPWLWLKRNASIWLLLPAGISLALFVWLLTLHPAASGRVYAAYGGVYVCTALIWLRVVDGVKLSLYDWTGALIALCGMLIIVAGWGRA; translated from the coding sequence ATGATTAAAACAACGTTACTGTTTTTTGCTACTGCGCTGTGTGAAATTATTGGATGCTTTCTGCCCTGGTTGTGGTTAAAACGAAACGCCAGTATCTGGCTGTTGCTTCCGGCGGGGATTTCTCTGGCACTGTTTGTCTGGTTGTTAACGTTGCATCCTGCGGCGAGTGGGCGTGTTTACGCGGCTTATGGTGGCGTTTATGTCTGCACGGCGTTGATTTGGCTGCGCGTTGTGGATGGCGTGAAACTGAGTCTTTATGACTGGACGGGGGCGTTGATTGCGCTTTGCGGCATGTTGATCATTGTTGCGGGCTGGGGGCGCGCGTAA
- the ynfD gene encoding DUF1161 domain-containing protein, which produces MKLSTCCAALLLALASPTVLAVPVSCERIKSDISQRIINNGVPESSFTLSIVPNDQVDQPDSQVVGHCANDTHKILYTRTTSGNVSAPAQSTQDGAPAEPQ; this is translated from the coding sequence ATGAAACTCTCAACTTGCTGTGCCGCGCTTCTGCTCGCCCTCGCCTCACCCACGGTACTCGCCGTCCCGGTTTCCTGTGAGCGCATAAAGAGCGATATATCACAGCGTATTATCAATAATGGCGTACCTGAAAGCAGCTTCACGTTAAGTATTGTACCCAATGACCAGGTTGATCAGCCTGATTCCCAGGTCGTCGGGCATTGCGCCAATGATACGCATAAAATTCTTTACACCCGCACCACCAGCGGTAACGTCTCTGCCCCCGCGCAGTCTACTCAGGATGGCGCGCCTGCCGAACCGCAGTAA
- the rspB gene encoding Zn-dependent oxidoreductase — protein sequence MKSILIEKPNQLAIIEREIPTPSAGEVRVKVKLAGICGSDSHIYRGHNPFAKYPRVIGHEFFGVIDAVGEGVESARVGERVAVDPVVSCGHCYPCSIGKPNVCTTLAVLGVHADGGFSEYAVVPAKNAWKIPEAVADQYAVMIEPFTIAANVTGHGQPTENDTVLVYGAGPIGLTIVQVLKGVYNVKSVIVADRIDERLEKAKESGADWAINNSQTPLGEIFAEKGIKPTLIIDAACHPSILKEAVTLASPAARIVLMGFSSEPSEVIQQGITGKELSIFSSRLNANKFPVVIDWLSKGLIKPGKLITHTFDFQHVADAISLFEQDQKHCCKVLLTFSE from the coding sequence ATGAAAAGCATTTTAATTGAAAAACCGAATCAACTGGCAATTATCGAACGCGAAATACCCACCCCGTCAGCGGGTGAAGTACGAGTAAAAGTGAAACTTGCCGGAATTTGTGGTTCAGATAGCCATATTTATCGTGGGCATAATCCTTTTGCGAAATATCCGCGCGTCATTGGACATGAATTCTTTGGCGTCATTGATGCAGTGGGGGAAGGCGTGGAAAGCGCCAGAGTCGGTGAACGCGTTGCTGTCGATCCGGTGGTCAGCTGTGGGCATTGCTATCCGTGCTCTATAGGTAAGCCGAACGTTTGTACGACACTGGCTGTATTAGGTGTGCACGCTGACGGTGGTTTCAGTGAATATGCCGTGGTGCCGGCAAAAAATGCGTGGAAAATTCCTGAAGCAGTGGCCGATCAATATGCGGTGATGATCGAACCTTTTACCATTGCGGCTAACGTTACCGGTCATGGTCAACCGACTGAAAATGATACCGTTCTGGTTTACGGTGCAGGTCCAATCGGCCTGACGATCGTTCAGGTATTAAAAGGCGTCTATAACGTTAAGAGTGTGATTGTTGCCGATCGCATTGATGAACGACTGGAAAAAGCGAAAGAGAGCGGGGCAGACTGGGCGATTAATAACAGCCAGACACCGCTTGGCGAGATTTTTGCTGAAAAAGGCATAAAGCCGACATTAATTATCGATGCGGCTTGTCATCCTTCAATCCTGAAAGAAGCCGTAACGCTGGCTTCTCCAGCGGCACGTATTGTATTGATGGGCTTCTCCAGTGAACCGTCTGAAGTGATTCAGCAAGGAATTACCGGAAAAGAACTCTCTATTTTCTCTTCACGCTTAAATGCAAATAAATTCCCGGTCGTTATCGACTGGTTAAGTAAAGGGTTAATTAAACCAGGAAAACTAATTACCCATACGTTTGATTTCCAGCATGTTGCTGATGCCATTAGTTTATTTGAACAGGATCAAAAGCATTGCTGCAAAGTCTTACTCACTTTTTCTGAATAA
- a CDS encoding excisionase family protein, giving the protein MSEVIMIVSPGKWVSEEQLIALKGIKKGTLKKAREKSFMEGREYKHVAHDGMPWDNSPCFYNLEEIDRWIERQASARPRRHLT; this is encoded by the coding sequence ATGAGCGAAGTAATCATGATTGTCTCTCCCGGCAAATGGGTATCCGAAGAGCAGTTAATTGCGCTGAAAGGAATAAAAAAAGGTACGTTAAAAAAGGCCCGGGAAAAATCGTTTATGGAAGGAAGGGAATATAAGCATGTCGCTCATGACGGTATGCCATGGGATAACAGCCCATGCTTTTACAACCTGGAAGAAATTGATCGCTGGATTGAGCGCCAGGCATCAGCGAGACCAAGACGTCATCTTACTTGA
- the ynfE gene encoding selenate/tellurate reductase subunit YnfE has product MSKNEQMVGISRRTLVKSTAIGSLALAAGGFSLPFTLRSAAAAVQQASEKVVWGACSVNCGSRCALRLHVKDNEVTWVETDNTGSDEYGNHQVRACLRGRSIRRRINHPDRLNYPMKRVGKRGEGKFERISWDEALDTIASSLKKTVEQYGNEAVYIQYSSGIVGGNMTRSSPSASAVKRLMNCYGGSLNQYGSYSTAQISCAMPYTYGSNDGNSTTDIENSKLVVMFGNNPAETRMSGGGITYLLEKAREKSNAKMIVIDPRYTDTAAGREDEWIPIRPGTDAALVAGIAWVLINENLVDQPFLDKYCVGYDEKTLPADAPKNGHYKAYILGDGDDKTAKTPQWASQITGIPVDRIIKLAREIGTAKPAYICQGWGPQRQANGELTARAIAMLPILTGNVGISGGNSGARESTYTITIERLPVLDNPVKTSISCFSWTDAIDHGPQMTAIRDGVRGKDKLDVPIKFIWNYAGNTLVNQHSDINKTHEILQDESKCEMIVVIENFMTSSAKYADILLPDLMTVEQEDIIPNDYAGNMGYLIFLQPVTSEKFERKPIYWILSEVAKRLGPDVYQKFTEGRTQEQWLQHLYAKMLAKDPALPSYDELKKMGIYKRKDPNGHFVAYKAFRDDPETNPLKTPSGKIEIYSSKLAEIARTWELEKDEVISPLPVYASTFEGWDAPERSTFPLQLFGFHYKSRTHSTYGNIDVLKAACRQEVWINPIDAQKRGIANGDMVRVFNHRGEVRLPAKVTPRILPGVSAMGQGAWHEADMSGDKIDHGGCVNTLTTLRPSPLAKGNPQHTNLVEIEKI; this is encoded by the coding sequence ATGTCCAAAAATGAACAAATGGTGGGCATCAGCCGCAGAACACTCGTTAAATCTACCGCGATAGGTTCTCTGGCGCTGGCTGCAGGCGGTTTTTCTTTACCGTTCACCCTGCGCAGTGCAGCGGCAGCGGTACAACAGGCCAGCGAAAAAGTGGTCTGGGGTGCCTGTTCCGTCAACTGTGGTAGCCGCTGTGCACTTCGTCTACATGTTAAAGATAATGAAGTCACCTGGGTGGAAACTGACAACACCGGCAGCGACGAGTATGGCAATCATCAAGTACGCGCCTGTTTGCGCGGTCGGTCCATCCGTCGGCGTATTAATCATCCCGATCGCTTGAATTATCCAATGAAACGCGTGGGCAAACGCGGCGAAGGCAAATTCGAACGGATTAGCTGGGATGAAGCCCTGGATACTATCGCCAGTAGCCTGAAGAAAACCGTCGAACAATATGGCAATGAGGCTGTATATATTCAGTACTCTTCGGGGATCGTTGGCGGCAATATGACCCGCTCTTCGCCATCAGCCTCGGCGGTCAAACGCCTGATGAACTGCTACGGCGGTTCACTCAACCAGTATGGCTCCTACAGCACTGCGCAAATTTCCTGTGCCATGCCCTACACCTACGGCAGTAATGATGGCAACAGCACCACGGATATTGAAAACAGCAAGCTGGTCGTTATGTTTGGTAACAACCCGGCAGAAACCCGCATGAGCGGCGGTGGGATCACTTATCTGCTTGAAAAAGCGCGCGAGAAATCGAACGCAAAAATGATTGTTATCGATCCGCGATATACCGACACGGCTGCCGGTCGTGAAGACGAATGGATTCCTATTCGCCCGGGCACTGATGCCGCGCTGGTAGCGGGCATTGCCTGGGTATTGATTAACGAAAATCTCGTTGATCAACCTTTTCTCGATAAATACTGCGTCGGTTATGACGAAAAAACCTTACCCGCAGATGCACCAAAAAATGGCCACTATAAAGCCTATATTCTTGGTGATGGTGACGATAAAACAGCAAAAACGCCGCAGTGGGCTTCGCAAATTACCGGTATCCCGGTGGACCGTATCATCAAACTGGCGCGTGAAATCGGCACAGCAAAACCCGCTTATATCTGCCAGGGCTGGGGACCGCAACGCCAGGCAAACGGTGAGCTGACCGCACGCGCTATTGCGATGTTGCCTATTCTGACGGGCAATGTCGGCATCAGCGGCGGAAATAGTGGCGCGCGTGAATCCACCTATACCATTACCATAGAACGCCTGCCGGTGCTGGATAATCCGGTCAAAACATCAATCTCCTGCTTCAGCTGGACGGATGCTATCGATCATGGCCCGCAAATGACGGCAATCCGCGACGGCGTCCGCGGCAAAGATAAACTGGATGTGCCCATTAAGTTCATCTGGAACTACGCGGGAAATACCCTGGTTAATCAGCATTCTGACATTAACAAAACGCATGAAATTCTGCAGGACGAATCGAAATGCGAAATGATTGTGGTCATCGAAAACTTTATGACCTCATCGGCAAAATATGCCGACATTCTGCTGCCAGACCTGATGACCGTTGAGCAGGAAGATATTATTCCTAACGACTACGCCGGTAACATGGGATATCTCATTTTCCTTCAGCCAGTCACCAGCGAAAAATTCGAACGCAAACCGATTTACTGGATCCTGAGTGAAGTCGCGAAACGTCTTGGACCTGACGTCTATCAAAAGTTCACTGAAGGTCGCACCCAGGAACAATGGTTACAACATCTGTACGCCAAAATGCTTGCCAAAGATCCGGCGTTACCGTCTTACGACGAACTGAAAAAAATGGGTATCTATAAGCGTAAAGATCCCAATGGTCATTTTGTCGCCTACAAAGCATTTCGTGACGACCCCGAGACAAATCCACTTAAAACGCCTTCCGGTAAGATCGAAATTTATTCCAGCAAACTGGCGGAAATTGCCCGTACCTGGGAACTGGAAAAAGATGAAGTAATAAGCCCACTGCCGGTTTATGCCTCAACTTTCGAAGGCTGGGACGCCCCTGAACGTAGTACCTTCCCGCTACAACTGTTTGGTTTCCATTACAAATCCCGTACTCACTCGACCTACGGCAACATTGATGTCCTGAAGGCAGCCTGCCGTCAGGAAGTGTGGATCAACCCTATAGATGCACAGAAACGTGGGATTGCCAACGGCGATATGGTGCGGGTGTTTAACCATCGTGGCGAAGTTCGGTTACCGGCCAAAGTGACACCACGCATTCTGCCAGGAGTCAGCGCTATGGGCCAGGGAGCCTGGCACGAAGCCGATATGTCTGGCGATAAAATCGACCACGGCGGCTGTGTGAATACGCTAACCACTCTGCGCCCTTCACCACTGGCGAAGGGAAACCCGCAGCACACTAATCTGGTCGAGATCGAAAAAATATAA
- the ynfC gene encoding YnfC family lipoprotein translates to MKYKLLPCLLAILLTGCDRTEVTLSFTPEMASFSNEFDFDPLRGPVKDFTQTLMDEQGEVTKRVSGTLSEEGCFDSLELLDLENNTVVALVLDANYYRDAQTLEKRVRLQGKCQLAELPSAGVSWETDDNGFVIKASSKQMQMEYRYDEQGYPLGKTTKSNDKTLSVSATPSTDPIKKLDYTAVTLLNNQRVGNVKQSCEYDSHANPVDCQLIIVDEGVKPAVERVYTIKNTIDYY, encoded by the coding sequence GTGAAATACAAATTACTACCATGCTTACTCGCGATATTACTCACAGGATGTGACCGCACAGAGGTAACACTTTCATTTACCCCTGAGATGGCCAGTTTCTCTAATGAATTCGATTTTGATCCGCTGCGTGGTCCGGTAAAAGATTTCACTCAGACATTAATGGATGAGCAAGGTGAAGTGACGAAACGTGTTTCGGGGACTTTGTCGGAAGAAGGCTGTTTTGATTCACTCGAATTACTGGATCTGGAAAATAATACCGTGGTTGCCCTGGTATTGGACGCCAATTATTACCGTGATGCCCAGACGCTGGAGAAAAGAGTACGTTTACAGGGAAAATGCCAGCTAGCAGAATTACCTTCTGCCGGGGTGAGTTGGGAAACCGATGATAATGGCTTTGTGATTAAAGCCAGCAGCAAACAGATGCAGATGGAATATCGCTATGATGAGCAGGGGTATCCGCTGGGTAAAACCACGAAAAGTAACGACAAAACATTATCTGTCAGCGCCACGCCATCAACGGATCCGATCAAAAAATTAGATTACACCGCGGTTACTTTACTGAATAATCAACGGGTAGGTAATGTAAAACAGAGCTGTGAATATGACAGTCACGCCAATCCGGTGGACTGTCAGCTAATCATTGTTGATGAAGGAGTAAAACCCGCCGTCGAACGGGTTTATACCATCAAAAATACTATCGATTATTATTAA
- the ynfB gene encoding DUF1283 family protein, whose amino-acid sequence MKVTLSKRIGLLAFLLPCTLALSTTVHAETNKLVIESGDSAQSRQHAAMEKEQWNDTRNLRQKVNKRTEKEWDKADAAFDNRDKCEQSANINAYWEPNTLRCLDRRTGRVITP is encoded by the coding sequence ATGAAAGTCACTCTCAGCAAACGAATCGGCCTGCTCGCTTTTCTGCTGCCTTGCACACTGGCATTGAGCACAACTGTTCATGCCGAAACTAACAAACTGGTGATTGAGTCTGGCGACAGTGCACAAAGCCGCCAGCACGCCGCTATGGAAAAAGAGCAATGGAATGACACGCGCAATCTGCGCCAGAAAGTGAATAAACGCACTGAAAAAGAGTGGGATAAAGCCGACGCCGCTTTTGATAACCGCGATAAATGCGAGCAAAGTGCCAACATCAATGCCTACTGGGAGCCAAATACATTGCGCTGCCTGGACCGTCGAACTGGCCGCGTTATTACCCCCTAA
- the speG gene encoding spermidine N1-acetyltransferase, protein MPSAHSVKLRPLEREDLRYVHQLDNNASVMRYWFEEPYEAFVELSDLYDKHIHDQSERRFVVECDGEKAGLVELVEINHVHRRAEFQIIISPEYQGKGLATRAAKLAMDYGFTVLNLYKLYLIVDKENEKAIHIYRKLGFTVEGELMHEFFINGQYRNAIRMCIFQHQYLAEHKTPGQTLLKPTAQ, encoded by the coding sequence ATGCCAAGCGCCCACAGTGTTAAGCTACGTCCGCTGGAGCGTGAAGATTTACGCTATGTACATCAACTCGACAATAACGCCAGTGTGATGCGTTACTGGTTTGAGGAACCCTACGAAGCCTTTGTTGAACTCTCTGATCTGTACGATAAGCATATTCACGATCAGAGCGAGCGGCGCTTTGTGGTGGAATGTGACGGCGAAAAAGCCGGTCTGGTGGAGCTGGTGGAAATTAACCATGTCCATCGCCGCGCAGAATTTCAGATAATTATCTCCCCGGAGTATCAGGGGAAAGGTCTGGCTACCCGCGCCGCAAAATTAGCAATGGACTATGGCTTCACCGTTCTCAATCTTTATAAGCTGTATCTGATCGTCGATAAAGAGAACGAAAAAGCAATTCACATTTACCGTAAGCTTGGCTTTACGGTTGAAGGTGAATTGATGCATGAGTTCTTTATTAATGGTCAATATCGGAATGCCATTCGCATGTGCATATTCCAGCATCAGTATCTGGCAGAGCACAAAACACCGGGGCAGACTCTCCTGAAGCCGACCGCACAATAG
- the rspA gene encoding starvation-sensing protein RspA — protein MKIVKAEVFVTCPGRNFVTLKITTEDGITGLGDATLNGRELSVASYLQDHLCPQLIGRDAQRIEDIWQFFYKGAYWRRGPVTMSAISAVDMALWDIKAKAANMPLYQLLGGASREGVMVYCHTTGHSIDEALDDYARHQELGFKAIRVQCGIPGMKTTYGMSKGKGLAYEPATKGQWPEEQLWSTEKYLDFMPKLFDAVRNKFGFNEHLLHDMHHRLTPIEAARFGKSIEDYRMFWMEDPTPAENQECFRLIRQHTVTPIAVGEVFNSIWDCKQLIEEQLIDYIRTTLTHAGGITGMRRIADFASLYQVRTGSHGPSDLSPVCMAAALHFDLWVPNFGVQEYMGYSEQMLEVFPHNWIFDNGYMHPGDKPGLGIEFDEKLAAKYPYEPAYLPVARLEDGTLWNW, from the coding sequence ATGAAGATCGTAAAGGCTGAAGTTTTTGTTACCTGTCCGGGGCGTAATTTCGTCACATTAAAAATCACCACTGAGGACGGTATTACGGGCCTTGGGGATGCCACCCTCAATGGACGTGAGCTTTCCGTGGCCTCTTATTTGCAGGATCACCTTTGTCCGCAGCTTATTGGTCGCGATGCACAGCGTATCGAAGATATCTGGCAGTTTTTCTATAAAGGTGCGTACTGGCGTCGCGGTCCGGTGACGATGTCGGCCATTTCAGCGGTTGATATGGCGCTGTGGGATATTAAAGCCAAAGCTGCCAACATGCCGCTTTACCAGTTACTCGGCGGCGCGTCTCGTGAAGGGGTGATGGTTTATTGCCATACCACCGGTCACAGTATTGATGAAGCTCTGGATGATTATGCCCGTCATCAGGAGCTGGGATTCAAAGCCATCCGCGTGCAGTGCGGAATCCCTGGTATGAAAACCACCTACGGCATGTCGAAAGGCAAAGGTCTGGCTTATGAACCCGCAACCAAAGGACAGTGGCCGGAAGAGCAGCTGTGGTCGACGGAGAAATACCTCGATTTCATGCCGAAATTGTTTGACGCGGTACGTAACAAGTTTGGTTTTAATGAACATTTGCTGCATGACATGCACCATCGCTTAACGCCTATTGAAGCGGCGCGCTTTGGTAAAAGCATTGAAGATTATCGCATGTTCTGGATGGAAGACCCGACGCCTGCGGAAAACCAGGAATGCTTCCGTCTCATTCGCCAACATACCGTCACACCCATCGCGGTGGGTGAAGTCTTCAACAGCATCTGGGACTGCAAGCAACTGATTGAAGAGCAACTTATCGATTATATCCGCACCACGCTGACCCATGCAGGCGGAATTACCGGTATGCGCCGGATTGCCGATTTTGCTTCGTTGTATCAGGTACGTACTGGCTCACACGGTCCTTCCGATTTGTCACCAGTCTGCATGGCTGCGGCGCTGCACTTTGATCTGTGGGTCCCCAATTTCGGTGTCCAGGAATACATGGGCTATTCCGAACAAATGCTCGAAGTCTTCCCGCACAACTGGATTTTCGATAACGGCTATATGCATCCGGGAGACAAACCGGGTCTTGGCATCGAATTCGATGAAAAGCTGGCGGCGAAATATCCCTATGAACCTGCTTATCTGCCAGTCGCACGTCTGGAAGATGGCACGCTGTGGAACTGGTAA
- a CDS encoding tyrosine-type recombinase/integrase translates to MKYPTGVENHGGKLRIWFVYKGVRVRENLGVPDTAKNRRVAGELRASVCYAIKTGVFDYAKQFPSSRNLEKFGEARQDLTIKELAEKFLALKETEVAKTSLNTYRAVIKNILSIIGEKNLASSINKEKLLEVRKELLTGYQIPKSNYIVTQPGRSAVTVNNYMTNLNAVFQFGVDNGYLADNPFKGISPLKESRTIPDPLSREEFIRLIDACRNQQAKNLWCVSVYTGVRPGELCALGWEDIDLKNGTMMIRRNLAKDRFTVPKTQAGTNRVIHLIKPAIDALRSQMTLTRLSKEHIIDVHLREYGRTEKHKCTFVFQPEVSARVKNYGDHFTVDSIRQMWDAAIKRAGLRHRKSYQSRHTYACWSLTAGANPAFIANQMGHADAQMVFQVYGKWMSENNNAQVALLNTQLSEFAPTMPHNEAMKN, encoded by the coding sequence ATGAAATATCCGACAGGCGTGGAAAACCATGGAGGGAAATTACGTATCTGGTTTGTTTATAAAGGCGTAAGAGTCAGGGAAAATCTGGGGGTTCCTGACACAGCAAAAAACAGGCGCGTTGCAGGTGAACTACGCGCCTCTGTTTGTTACGCAATAAAAACTGGTGTTTTCGACTATGCAAAACAGTTTCCCTCCTCACGCAATCTGGAAAAATTTGGTGAGGCCCGACAAGATTTAACCATAAAAGAACTGGCTGAAAAATTTCTGGCACTGAAAGAAACTGAAGTCGCAAAAACATCACTCAACACATACCGTGCCGTCATCAAAAATATCCTGAGCATAATCGGTGAAAAAAATCTTGCCTCATCGATTAATAAAGAAAAATTACTGGAGGTTCGTAAAGAGCTACTGACTGGATACCAGATCCCCAAAAGTAACTATATTGTTACACAACCAGGGAGATCGGCTGTAACTGTAAATAATTACATGACAAATCTTAACGCCGTGTTCCAGTTTGGTGTTGATAACGGTTACCTGGCAGATAACCCGTTTAAGGGGATCTCGCCATTAAAGGAATCAAGAACCATTCCGGATCCTCTTTCGCGGGAGGAATTCATCCGTCTTATCGATGCGTGCAGAAATCAGCAAGCCAAAAATTTATGGTGTGTTTCTGTTTATACTGGCGTTCGCCCTGGTGAGCTGTGTGCACTTGGATGGGAGGACATAGATCTGAAAAATGGAACAATGATGATCAGGAGAAATTTAGCAAAAGACCGTTTCACGGTACCAAAAACACAGGCGGGAACCAATCGGGTCATTCATCTTATTAAGCCAGCAATCGACGCTCTCCGGAGTCAGATGACATTAACGAGACTGAGCAAAGAGCATATCATTGATGTTCACCTCAGAGAGTATGGCAGAACAGAAAAACATAAATGCACCTTTGTTTTTCAACCTGAAGTGTCAGCGAGAGTAAAAAATTATGGTGACCATTTTACCGTTGACTCAATAAGGCAGATGTGGGACGCAGCGATAAAACGTGCCGGACTCCGCCATCGAAAATCATATCAGTCGAGACATACTTATGCCTGCTGGTCGCTGACTGCTGGTGCTAACCCGGCATTTATAGCAAACCAGATGGGCCATGCAGATGCGCAAATGGTATTTCAGGTATACGGAAAATGGATGTCTGAAAACAATAATGCACAGGTAGCTTTGTTAAATACACAGTTAAGCGAGTTTGCCCCAACCATGCCCCATAACGAAGCAATGAAAAATTAA